In Ruminiclostridium josui JCM 17888, the genomic window CAATTTCATTAGTAATACTTTTTGTAATACTTTCTAACATTAAAATCACCCTATATTATTTTATACCATAAGGGATTATTTGTCGATTATTGTTTTTTAAAACATTATTTTGTATTTTGTTAATCATTTTCCAACCAATGTTCAACATCAACCTCCCCTGACAATCTGCCAGGGGAATATCAGAAAATCTTACTGCTTAGTCCCGCAATTCATGCATATAAAATCTGTAGTAGTTGTAATTTTCCCTTTTGAACCTCCCCGGATCAGTGGAACTATTATCCATAAACCAAGTGTCATAATTGTAAGAAAAATATGTACTAGAGTCATTAAGCAACCTCTCTTTTTAATCTTACCATGAGTATTGGCAATAGCTTGAATATTTTGGCTCCCACATTTTTTACATATCATAAAATCATCCTCGTATATATATTTATATATAATTTAACATTAAATGTAATTAAATACAATATTCAACTAATATATTGGCTATTGATAAATTCAATAAAGTTATATGTATTGTATTATTTTGTAATATATTGTATAATTTTATTATCATTTCTTGATTCACATCAAAAATTTGAAAATTTCTTGATTACACAAAAGACGGGCTTCGGCTCGTTTTTTGTTTGCATGCTATTTCAGGCTTATGCGAACTAACATTTGCGAGTAAACAAATACTGCATACTTTTTAAATATGCAGCTAATTTAAGTTGTTTTATATAAATAATCTTAACTAAAATTGGAATTTAGTATTTAGGAACAAAGTAATATTCCATTGGATTTTTTTCTTTATCTAACTTACTACGGCTACAAACCAATATGTTCTTAAATAGAATTGATCTTTGGTCTCCAAGTATTACATTATGATATGTTAATGGATCAGCTTCCTTTACACGCGATGTATCGAACAATTGTACATAGATATTTTGACTATTCCCTTTTAAGCAATTATAAGCACAAGTAGGTGACATAGGAAACACCTTGCAAAAGCACATTTGTGCCACCAATACATTTAATTCCTTACCTGCATTCTTCCTTTTGTCAAAACTTCTTTCGTATACTTTATAGTTTCTTTCTATAAATGTTCGTTGAACAGTTGGATATATATATACTGAATAGTTCTCTTTATCCTCTTGTACTAAACTTAGTTGAATATTATCATCATTTGTATTTTCGTTTTCATTCCAAGCAAAAAGGGTATTAAAAAAATCGTTTCCTACCAACTTATCAGAAAAACCAAACCCAAGAAATAAATCTCGCTCATTAGTTGCCATTATCATCCCTGTCCATTTGTTACCATCCCAATTTTGGGGCAAAGGCTGAACCAACATTATCGTATGTATAAAGATTATTTGTTCAAAAATTTGATCTATAAAAAATAGAGCTATCGAGAAAAGCATTGAATGATACCAAGTTGAAAAAGCAATGACAGACGATGCGATACCGATTATTGTTAATAATCTCAATATCCACTTTACGCTTTTTTCATTCTTCTCGTTTACTTTTATATGTGGCATTTTGTCTTGTATCACCACATCGAATTTAGAACGAATATAGTGCAACTTAACTTGCATTCTCCGTATGTTCCTACGAAATTTATTTAATATACTTTGCATATTTATCTCCCCAACAGTTTATTTAGAACAATAAATTCCTATTTAACATTGCACCGAGATTTCAAACTGTTATTTACTACTACTTATTTTATAATATAATGCTAAAAAATGGAATATAAATGACTTATATTAGACTATTGCGATCTAATTTTTTGGTAAATATTCTTAGAATAAATATATAAATTAGAAGGTTTTTACAAAATATAGTAGAATATTAAGAATATTACAAATATTTATTATGGACATATAATGGGATGTTAGAAATAATACGTAAATTAGAACTATTGATAATTTAAGGAGTAAAAATGGATATATTTAATAAAAGGCCTTTTAAAACTATAAATGCAGATAAGTTTGATTTAGAAGAAGTAATAAAAATGTTTGTTAATCCATTAGATGCACTAGGTGATCCATTTAGTTTTGAAAGCAGTATCATAAAAGGTGAGATGGGAACTGGCAAGACAATGTATTTACGTGCGAATCATGCTATTTATGATTATCAGTTATTGCAATCAATGATAAATGGAGAACCTTTAATCATTCCTATATATATTAAATTGAGTGATTTTTCTGATAGCAAAGACCCTCGTACAATATATCAAAATATAATTAAAAAGCTTATTTCAGAACTCTCAAAAATGTATAAGAAATTTGCGGATAAAGAGAATTTTGCGAATATACATAAAGGTATAGTAAATTTGCCAAGTACCTACTTTAATTATGGTGTTCTATCAAAAATTGAAGAAAAAGTTCGGAAGTTAGATGTTGAGCAGTATAAGGAGAAAATATTAAAACAGTTGGATACTAAATGTGGATTGGAGCATCAGCTTATTAAAGCATCTGCTTCTTACCATAATGAAAAATTAGTTGAAATTACTGAACGCAAAGATGTTAGTTTTGCTGATCTGGAAAAAGCATACGAATGGATTTTAAGAGAAGGGACAGATAGGATATTATTTCTGTTTGATGAAGCTGGTTCTTTGTCTACAAAGTTTTTTAATGAAGAGGGGGATTCGTACTTTGAAATTTTAATGAACCAACTTAGAACTTTAAAAGAATCCGAAATTAAAATTGCTGTTTACCCTCATACTGCTTCTGATAAGTTGAAAAATGTTAAGTTTGGACAACCTATAGTTCTAAAAGAAAACATATATAATATTGATGGTTACAAAAAGTTTAGAAATAAAGTAATAGAATTAGTAGACCGATATTTGGAGAATTATTCCATAAATTGTAAGTTACATGCAAACAACATTTTTGAAATGCATGAATCGAATGAGTTTGGTGATTCTATTGAACAATTAATCTTTGGATCCAATGGCGTTATGAGATACTTTGTTTATTATGCAGATATAGCTATGAAAATATGTGACTCAAAAAATAAAAGTAAAATTGATAAACAAGATGCTATAGCTGCTTTAACAGAAGCAGGTAATGAAACGAAAGGACGTTATGGCGATAGGGATCAAGAATTTTTAGACAATATTGAAAAAAGACTTCGTGCAAATAAAGGAACATTTAAATTTAGATATCTGTATAAATCTCTTCAGCTACAAAAATTCATTGATAAAAATAATAATCAGAGCATAATAAGAACTGTCGACTCATCTTCTAAAAAAAAGGGTACAGTATATTCTCTCGATTATGCATATTGTGTTTCACAAAATATAGCTACACATTACGAAAAGAATTCTCAAAAGATTGATCGAGAAAGAAGCTATTTAACTGGTGAGTGGATTTCAAGACTTGTTACAATAAAGGATAATAAAGATGATATTTTCGAGGCCGACGTAATATTAATAGGCACTATAAACTTTTTGCTTGAAGATAAAACATATGTTATATGTGAAAACGGTGAAAAATATCTATTATTAAAAGATAATATATTAAATATTGAAAAGGGATTAAAAATCGGTAAACAAATTGAATTTACTCCCCTTGAAATAGATGGCGTAAAATACTGTAGCCACGCAAAAATTTTGTAATTTGATAAACAAATATATCTTTTGAACCATTTCAGGGAAAAATGGCAAATAAGAACGGATGCATAATATAAAGAATTGATTTAGGGGTTACACTACAAGAAATCTCGTATTTTTATGTAGAATAGGAATTGTCGAAATTTGCATAACGTGTAATTATCTTGGTCAATGAGAAAGCAATGTATTTATTTTGAGTAATCGATTACTTGATCTCATATTTCAGAAAGACCCAGCTATAAAAAGCCTAGGGGTTAAATAAGCTTTTTAAGGGGTTAAATAAGCTTTTTAAATTGTGCAATGAGCATTACCTGAAAGTTACCAACTGTGAACCGGAGTACCGTTTATTTATATTTTGAAACGTGGGATGTGTGGCTCTATGTGCTTATTTTGGATTATATCAGTTATTATAGATTAATTATTTCAATAAAAAAATATAGGGGGAATAAAACTATGTCAAGATGTACAGCACCAGTTAACGGTCATCGCACAGCAAGTGGAAGGGCAAACTGCCCAGTATGTGGAGGGGGAGGTCGTTATGGAGGTTACAACCCTTATCCATCATATTCTGGACCGTATTCTTCATCATCACCGTATTCTTCATCATCAAACATTTCTACAAGTCGTAGTAGTTATGGCGGACAAACTAAGACTAAAGCACGTTGGTCTTCAGTTGGTTCTACTATTTTATATACTCCTGCGGAAATTCGAACACTTACCCCTGTGCGTGAAAATGTTGAGAAGCGTTCGAAATTACCAGATTTACGAGATGTTTTTCTTTGTCACGCTTGGGATGACCGTAAAGGCGCAGCTAAAGAATTACACGATTTACTTGAATCAAAAGGTGTAACTATTTGGTTTAGTGAAAAGGATGTTCCTTTAGGTTCATCTTTACTTCGTGAAATTGATAAAGGGTTGGCAAAATCTCGTGTCGGTATTGTATTGGTTACACCTTCGTTTCTTAAACGTATTGAGGGAGAAGGAATAGCAGATAAAGAACTTTCAGCTTTGCTAGCTCGTGATTTGCTTATCCCTATTGTACATAATACGACTTTTGAGAATTTACGTGAAGTTAGTCCGTTACTTGGCTCGCGAAGTGGCTTAAGTACTATTGAAGAATCAATGGTAGATGTTGCGGCTAAAATAGCGGAATTGGTTACTACATAAACGATATAAAAAATCAAACTCTATGGATGAATAGCACTGCCGATAACGAGCGGTTTGGCATAACGGCTGCACTAACCCTGCAGAAAAGGTAGTTTGAAATTGAGAGTTTATAGCTCGCTTGAAAGGAAGTGCCGCCGGACGTTGTAGGCAATGGACAAGTTTAGTAAAAGCAAACTCAGCAGTTCGAACTATTTTATGAACTGCCAATGATGTTTATAATCACAAAACTAAATATGTTTTGATATTAGTTGAACTGCCCTCAAATACTGAGGGCAGTTCAACTAATTAATAATTCCTAATTATAACTTCCCCATACCGCCTATCTCCATCTGAATACCTTGAAGTAAGGTTGTGGTTCCTTTCAACACCTTCTATTATAAAGTCCTTGTATAGCTCCCGGACAAATCCACAATCATTATATGATAATATGAACTTGCCTTTCAGGTTCTTAAGTACTTTACAGAGTCGCTCATGATCCTCCTGGGCAAACTGTGCCTGATAATACTTTTCGGTGCCGTAGTAAGGCGGGTCCAAGTAAAAAAGAGCTGAAGGCTTATCATAAACCTTTATCAATGATTCGAAGTCCTTGTTTTCGACAACTACCCTAGACAGTCGTTCCTGAATCCGGTTTAAATACTCTACAGACGTTGAAGTATCTCTTTTTATACATCCATAGGAGCTCACGTTACAACCATAGCTCGTTTTTATAAGCATAAAAAATCTTGCTGCCCTTTGTATATCCGTCATGCCTCTGATATTATACTGGGCCTTGAAATCCTCAAAGAGCTCCCTGGAATTAAGCATACAGGAAAGCTCCCGCTGCAGCTCCTGACAGTGGTATTTAATACACCGATATAAATTAACCAGGTCACTGTTGTAGTCATTATATACTTCCATTTCAGCATGCTTGTCGCTGTAGAATAACACCCAGGCAGCTCCTCCGAACACCTCTATATACCTATCAAAATTATCCGGAAACCGTTTTACAATCTCCTTCCTTAAAAGTTTCTTACCGCCTATCCATCCAATAAAACTATTCATAAAATAAAATCCCTCCAAAGTTATTGTTAGGGATGCCGTGGAAATTTATCGTAGTACTATAGTTGTTAACACCCTATTATAAAAAGTCACCCCCAGGAGTTAACCCTGAAGGTTTAATGAATTAATGCCCTGTACCATTTACTTTGCCATCATCCAAGCTGTCTTTTATCAGGTCAAACCATTCCTGAAGCTTTCGCTCAAGTAGACTTCTAGGTATAAAAAATCTAAGCCAAGTCGGGATCATACTGTATAATTGAGATAACACAAAACCAAACCGTTCTTGCCCCATTTTTGTACCTGTGATGGCTTTTTCAGCTTGAAGAATTAAATTATATGCTAATTCCCTTAATTTTATCCAACGGCGTTTTACAGCCAAATAGACTATGTATTCAACTAGACAAATGCCAACCACAATAATAAACCAATTGTTTAATAGAAACTCTCGCATTATGCCATCCCTCCCAATCTTTTTACTATGTTCATCACAAAGGCCGCAAAGTACTTCTCTGATTTAAGTTTTGGTGTCCACTCTTCAGGCTTAGTTTGGGTAGCCTTTATAACTTCTTCAGCAGTATTAAAATTGTTTCCCAAGATATCCTGACAACACATCAATACTTCCATTGCTTTTGCCTTTGTTATAGGGCCAGCAATGCCGTCTGCTTTTAGTCCTGTCATGCTCTGAAATGTTTTTATATTCATTCCTATATTCACTCCTCTCAATACACTGTTTCTGATTGCTTCCTTTTGGGACAGACTTATACCGTTATGTTCAATCAACTGCACATGCCATGGCTCATAGCTCATCGGCTTAACAAGTCCATATTTCTTCAGTTCATCGTTTCCAAGTGACTTGAACCAGCTGTCTCCTATATCCATTGCAATGCAGTAACAATGATTACTTTTACCATAAGCTGCAGCAAGGCACTCTCCGTTTTTACTGTACACAGAGCCGTCAGCCCGCTGTTTGCTCCCTGGATTGTCAGCAAGTACCTGCCTTGCTATAATCTTTTGCTTCTCCACACTCCTGAATCCTGATGTACAGAGACAATCCCTGCCTTTTGCTACACACAGCGTGTTGACTGCTACAATTAATTTTGGATAAACCGAGGTTTCATCAAGATACTTAAATTTTACTTGGGGCATAGTTCTCATCTCCTTTAACGATCTGTCTTTTAGTCTTCACTGGTAATTCTTTTAATTCATCTACAAGCTTTGTAACTGTTCCGTTACCCCCTAGCTTGTGGTACGCATCATACATTGCTAAAACGCTTTCCAGACCGTGTATAGAGATATGTCCACGGTCAATATACATGTCATAGCACCTTATTATTTCACTTCTTAAAAGTGATTGTGTACCTTCTTTAAGAGCCTTTTGATCACATGATTGCCTATGTATACGTTTTGACAATATTTTATACGC contains:
- a CDS encoding toll/interleukin-1 receptor domain-containing protein; translated protein: MSRCTAPVNGHRTASGRANCPVCGGGGRYGGYNPYPSYSGPYSSSSPYSSSSNISTSRSSYGGQTKTKARWSSVGSTILYTPAEIRTLTPVRENVEKRSKLPDLRDVFLCHAWDDRKGAAKELHDLLESKGVTIWFSEKDVPLGSSLLREIDKGLAKSRVGIVLVTPSFLKRIEGEGIADKELSALLARDLLIPIVHNTTFENLREVSPLLGSRSGLSTIEESMVDVAAKIAELVTT
- a CDS encoding DNA adenine methylase is translated as MNSFIGWIGGKKLLRKEIVKRFPDNFDRYIEVFGGAAWVLFYSDKHAEMEVYNDYNSDLVNLYRCIKYHCQELQRELSCMLNSRELFEDFKAQYNIRGMTDIQRAARFFMLIKTSYGCNVSSYGCIKRDTSTSVEYLNRIQERLSRVVVENKDFESLIKVYDKPSALFYLDPPYYGTEKYYQAQFAQEDHERLCKVLKNLKGKFILSYNDCGFVRELYKDFIIEGVERNHNLTSRYSDGDRRYGEVIIRNY
- a CDS encoding peptidoglycan-binding protein — its product is MPQVKFKYLDETSVYPKLIVAVNTLCVAKGRDCLCTSGFRSVEKQKIIARQVLADNPGSKQRADGSVYSKNGECLAAAYGKSNHCYCIAMDIGDSWFKSLGNDELKKYGLVKPMSYEPWHVQLIEHNGISLSQKEAIRNSVLRGVNIGMNIKTFQSMTGLKADGIAGPITKAKAMEVLMCCQDILGNNFNTAEEVIKATQTKPEEWTPKLKSEKYFAAFVMNIVKRLGGMA